A stretch of DNA from Lotus japonicus ecotype B-129 chromosome 4, LjGifu_v1.2:
GAACACAGAACTTGTATCGCTTAGTCGCAACAAACAGATAATCCTGTGCTTCACCCTGTTTGAGACCAAACCAGCAAAGAGGGGACTATTATGTCagaataaaattacaaaaaaaatagataaaattcAAGAAAAGTAGATGGTTTGTTCTTTCTTACATGAGGGCGGAAGAGTTCAAGGGTGGCAATTCTTCCATAAATGGGCACATCTAACATGGGCTGCAAAGAGAAATTTCACATTCATCTTACTCTATTACAAATTCAACCAAGAAGGAACATGCAAAGAGAGtagaaaacaagaaagaaatgGGATATACCTGCAAGCCCTGAGGAGAGAGCAAATGAATCTCGATACGGGTGCATTTCCTGGAAGaaaaacaaagaggaatgaatgaataaaattgaagagtGAGTGAGGAGAAACCCTAAGAATGAATGAGAGAGTGGAGTATCGAATTTACGCGACGATGAGATTGAGGTCTTGAGGGCCGGTGAAATTGCCGACGCAAGAATGGGTAACGTTGGTGGGTTTGTGAGCTGTGACGACGTAGTTCCATGTACTCatcgttttcttcttcttcttcttcactcttcATTAACGATGCTGCTTGCTACGAATCTCAGTTCTCACAGTGAGAACCACAGAGCGTTACCTAGCTTCTTCCTTAGGGTGCTGCAACTGTAAACAAACCCTCACCACGAACCACGAGCGAAGTTCGAAGCCCTCGTTGTGTGCTGTGAGTTTTCGTTCGGTTTTCACTGGTTTTTGCCGGGAagtgaaaatatttaaaatgcatATTTAATTAGTGGAAATAGATAATTTATTTAGTGAAGTGTTAGCATCCTCTATACCCCTACCACCTCACTAGTAGATTAAGACCTCTTTCCGCCCTTCATTCTCGGTATCTATTCaaagcaaacaaatttaatagCACTAGCATCAACTATCTAATTTATCTCAATTATCTAAGTAATTTCTACTATCTATGTTATATCAATATTAAAGAattcactaaataaattatCTATTTTCACTAATTAAATatgcattttaaatattttcactaaataagaaaaataaaatttcattttaaatagggtaaatcatttaccattgtaacatcccgatctgacgactggtctcacggtaacaacacgagtcttttcagtgcactttgtcctcacttgtgcacttcccgagaaaacttcccaggtggtcacccatcataatattgctccaaggctagcacacttaatcatggagttcttatgagttgggctcccgaaaagaagttgcaacttgttatgagtagtaccaatcaaatcttttatgccctcctcaactgtatagtccatccctatacagtctcggaatacctcttgttcgggtgtgagatcggctcattcctgtgaccctccgcctagaagtctgtcaggagccgctccttgtccgtgcctcactgcaccggcgatcactccccgccctcgtcagccccgggtgtcacaacCATATTGAAAACGGTAAATCATTAACCGTATTTACAGTGAAACCCATGAAACCCACTCGCGGTCACCCTGTTATACGTTTAAATAAAATACGGTTAATGATTGGCCGTATTGAAAACGGTATATCATTTACCGTATTCTAGTCAGGAGGGACTTTAtggtaatttccccactttaagtggggtggggagcctaaggggtggggcgcCAAACCCAATTCCCAAGTTTTTTCCCTCGTCGCTTCAGGCTAGGGATGGCACCCGCGCGGGGCGGGGGCGGGCCCGTCCTCACATATTTCCTCTTTCCCCATCCCCATTTCTCACGGCGGGGCGAATTTTCACTCCATCCCCGTTCCCTAACTCCCCACAGGTTCTCACGGGGATCCCCAGTatatcattaaaattttaaattaaatatataaaatacataagttaatttaataaatttaaaaaatataattgataATGCAACTGCATCAAATTTCATACAAATGTATAACAAAGTTAAAATAATACTAAATGAAATTCATCACACAATATGTGAAGCTAACTAAATAAACAATTTAAAACGTAAAGTACTAAATTCAACTCATTTAAAATGGGAAGTATAAAACTCAATACTTTCTCAAGCATTTAACTCGTCCAAAATGTGAAGTTTTCATCGTAGGTAATTCAATATTTTGTTGTTCTTGGCTCGTCGGATTGTAGGTTGGGTAGGGTAGGTTGACCGACCCTAACCTATTCTCGCCAATTTTGGCGAGTTTGTGGATTGACGAGTGTATCCATATGGACTCAATTTTGGACATCAATTTTATTGGGTAAATGAAGTGCTGCAATTTGTGTTTTGAAGTCTAAAATGAAGAGAAAGCTAGAGTTACAAGAGTTTGAGGAGCTTCATCTAAAAGCTTATTAAAACTACAAGATATTCAAGGAGAAGACAAGACAACCATAATGAAGTGATATTGAAGAAGGAGTTTTATGTGGGTCAAAAGTTCTTCTTTTCAACTTTCATCTCAAACTTATACCCAATAAGCTTCCCTCAAGCTAGGAGGCCCCTTTTATTGTCACTAACGATTTTCCCCGTGGTGCGGTGGAAATGAAAAAGGAAAGGCTAGGATACATTTTTCAAGGTTAATGGGCAAAGCTTCAAATGCTTCTAGAGAGTCCGGTGCAACAAAAAGATGTGTATTTGAAATATCTACTCTATCCCAAATGTTTAATATGGGGTATTAAATGTTAGTTAATTTGTAACATGAATAGTCATGGTTCAGTTATATTTTGTTTCAGCCAATTTATCTATTTCTCTTCATGACATGCATGATAGTTTGagtttaatgttttttatgatCATATCAAGCCAGACAAACctcttttcattatttattatttatctctattttaactaattatattaattataagtGATTgcaataaatacaagctcatttttcaagtctagtgtagaatattcattctCACATACTCATCCTTGTCATGtttgaattgaatatgtacttcaatggtaatagatattcatatgagtatgtatttaacattagatactaccattggagatgctcttatggTTGAAATGCTTCCTCAAGTTTTTGTTATTGCCTCTTAAATATTGGCGCTCCCCCATTGACGACGTTGGTACCGCGTGAGTTACcatttgtttatatatatttttttacaacaaaaaaaattatactttattttgtttatattttatattaaatttgttaagttcaaacgtctAATTACATCGTTTATCATGTTTTGTACGATAACAATTTTAAAGGCATAATGGAACactaaaaatttcatattttagaaACATTTTGACTTATCGTCTATGACTATGTTGTTTTGTTCAAGTCTAAATAGCCTACACAAAACGACAGTTCAATCCCTGTGAAAAAGCTGCATTCTATTGGTCAAAGCGCATCGTCTTACTCAAAATGACCATTGGAAGAAAGAAGATCATCTAACCGAAGAAGATCGTCTGAAGAATGAGCGTTATCTTTGAATCAAAAAAAGATATTAGACAAACTTGGAGAAGAAGTTTCAAAAGGAGAGCACGTGATCTGACAAAGCACAATGGCCAAAGTTGGAGTACAACGTTGTCACCATCACGCTGCCATATTTGCTTCTCAACGAATAGAAGCAAAGACCAATGCTATCTACCAACTGACAGACTACTTCTTTTgggaaaaaaatcttcatcaaaTAGTGTCATGCATTTAATGTACCTGACACAAGTACACTAAAGCACCATTTGATCCAACGGCTAGAATCTTTGTGAAATCTTTTGACATCGTCTGCTTCAATAAGAGAACCATACCCAGAGTCAACTCCTCTTATCTCACTTTCTCTAGACTTAGAACATAAAGTATAGCCTCAAAGTCAAATCTCACTTCAAATACTTTATAATTCTTGAGCTTGAAAGTCTCTACAATCGCTCTTGTAAGAAATATACTAACAAAAGATGCCATCATTGatgaatgaatattttaattttgctGCGAATGGATACtataacaatcaatttaattttcttttgcaaTTAACCGTAAAAACTAAAGTAAAAAAGAAGCCTATTTtaataattctttttttaattgatgaatgtataatataatttttttaaaacgtGAATGGATactattttttatgaaattcaaCTGCAAATATATTAAAGGCCAACCGGCAAAAGGTTCATTACATCACGATCAATAAGCAGTGCGGCGGCTAAAGGGACCTCTTCCACCCATACCATATCGGTATAAGCTTCCGCATTCTTAGCCAAAAAATCCGCCACCGCATTACCCTTACGGCGAACAAATATAACAGAAACTAAATCAAAAGCAGAACTCAATAAACGACAATCACTAATAATATAACTCAAATACGACCGACCATCCTCCTTTGCATGCCAGTGGTTAAACAACTGCAGGCAATCTATCTCCAATGAAATTCGTCGGAAACCCAAATCAATAGCCAGTTGTAAGGACCACCTCATGGACATTGCTTCAGCCAGAAGAGGAGTGGTAACATGAACTGCATAGGAGCACGCAGAGGCCATCACCTCACCTCTATGGTTACGAACCACCATACCCAAACCGGTCGGTCTCCCATCCACGAATTAAGCATCAAAATTGCACTTATAAGTGCCACGATTAGGTCCGCACCAAGCCACATTTCTCTCAATCGTAGCTGGAGCTGATGCACCTACACGCACCTCCGCCTGCACGCTTGCTACTCGCTGGAGAATGTCCTCCATTGAAGAAGGTCGCTGCTGGAACTGGTGGTGATTACGGGCCTCCCACATCATGTAAATAGTTGTCTGGACTAGAGCCATAACTTCACTATCATGCAGCTCATGAATGTGTCTCCAAAAATCTGCAAACGTGAGAAAATTGTCAACGCGGAGAGACAGAGGTGATGCAAACAAGACCTGACAAGTCGATGGACAATGCATAAAAAGATGCTCCTCCGTCTCACTCTCTTCAGCACACAGATTGCAGCCTGGGTCTACATCGACATGGCGCCGAATCAGCTTCGCTCTCAAAGGAAGATAACCTGAAACCACTCTCCAACTCACTTGCTTGCATCGAGGTAAGGCCGTGGATGCCCAAAAGCCTTTCCAGAACCCCGCCGTGAACAAAACAAATGAGgatgatgaaggagcttcaCGGGACGCTTGGTGCATTAGGAAGTTGTAACCTGCCTTAGAAGTGTGCTGACCTCTTGAATCTGTGGTCCAAAACAGTACATCCAGGCCACCATTTATGCTCAAAGGGATTGAAAGAATTTCCTCAGCTGTGCTTGGACTGAAAACATGTTCTATCAAGTCCTTCTTCCAGCTATGTTGCTCGTGGTTAATTAAATTGGCCACCTTAGATAGTGCTAGTTCTGCAGCTAGGTCTTGCCTATAGTGAAGATCCACTAGGCAACCATTTATCAGTCCATAAATTGACTTGGGTTCCATCCCCAATCCTCCACATTCCCCCACGCTAGAAAATCCAACTAGTTTTCATGATACTAGACCATGCATAGCTAGAAGGAAAACGCTTTTTAGCCAACCTCAAATTACAGTTATAAAAATAGACTTCCTTGAAAAATCGCGCCAAAAGGCTCTCTGGTTTAGTGTAAATACGACACCAATTttttgccaccaaagccaagtTAAAAGATTTAAAGTCTCTAAATCCCAAGCCACCATCCGTTTTACTCTTGCATAGGTTCTCCCACTTTGTCCAATGTAGACCTTGTCGAGATGGATCTCCGCCCTAGAAATTTTTTGAGACCATACAATCAATATCTGCACATAAACCATCAGGTAAAACAAAGCATGACATAACATAAGAGGGTATCACTTGCACTACGGATTTAATCAAAACTTCCCTCCATGCTCGTgataagaatttctctttccatccTTTAAGTTTTTTCCAAACTCTATCCTTGACAAAACTAAAGATTCGAGATTTAGACTTACCAATGATGGTCGGTAATCCCAAATACTTGTTAAAGCTTTCCACCGCCTGTACATTCAACAACTGCTTAAGCTCATGAAAACTATTATCAGGTACGTTTCGGCTCACAGAAATAATAGATTTTTCAAGATTAATCATCTGTCCAGAAGCTCTCTCATAGATGGTGAGAATATTTTTCAGGCACTGGGCCTCCTCAACCCTTGTTCGAGCAAACAGGACACTGTCATCTGCAAACAGCAAATGTGAAATGGCAGGAGCATGCTTACTAATTTTAAGGCCAGTAAGGTCAGACGAAAGAATAGATTTTTCAATTAGAGCTGATAAAACTTTCCCACATAGGATAAATAAATAAGGAGATAGAGGGTCCCATTGTCTAAGTCCCCTGTGTGGCTCAAAATCAGGCTGAGGATTTCCGTTTAACATAATAGAAAAGGACATTGATGTCACACAATTCATAATAAGACTTACCCAGCTATCAGGAAAACCCATCTTTTTTAGTACTGCCTCAAGAAAGGACCATTCAATACGGTCATACGCTTTGGACATGTCCAATTTTAG
This window harbors:
- the LOC130709921 gene encoding uncharacterized protein LOC130709921 gives rise to the protein MEPKSIYGLINGCLVDLHYRQDLAAELALSKVANLINHEQHSWKKDLIEHVFSPSTAEEILSIPLSINGGLDVLFWTTDSRGQHTSKAGYNFLMHQASREAPSSSSFVLFTAGFWKGFWASTALPRCKQVSWRVVSGYLPLRAKLIRRHVDVDPGCNLCAEESETEEHLFMHCPSTCQVLFASPLSLRVDNFLTFADFWRHIHELHDSEVMALVQTTIYMMWEARNHHQFQQRPSSMEDILQRVASVQAEVRVGASAPATIERNVAWCGPNRGTYKCNFDA